A genomic window from Micromonospora sp. WMMA1947 includes:
- a CDS encoding CATRA system-associated protein: protein MSDRSLPPDLLDDLRNLLDDMNMWSLDPSGWAYVDTLLGQVKVAFSAGEADAIRKAVADLELSGPTRAKSADSGATGRQPPKTRDKLASLKDTLNAPKRTGPGKAQR from the coding sequence ATGTCCGACCGCTCGCTTCCGCCCGACCTGTTAGACGACCTCCGCAACTTGCTCGACGACATGAACATGTGGAGCCTAGACCCCTCAGGCTGGGCGTACGTCGACACGCTGCTCGGACAGGTGAAGGTCGCCTTCTCAGCCGGAGAAGCAGATGCGATCCGGAAGGCCGTGGCTGACCTAGAACTAAGCGGACCGACTAGGGCAAAGAGCGCGGACAGCGGCGCGACGGGTAGGCAGCCGCCGAAGACCCGCGACAAATTGGCTTCACTCAAGGACACGCTCAACGCCCCGAAGCGGACCGGCCCAGGGAAAGCCCAGCGGTGA
- a CDS encoding CATRA conflict system CASPASE/TPR repeat-associated protein, whose translation MSPAAADQELVVHLFARGDGPYAEAAYGQLREVWQRCRDVLGMTALLERSGLPANLPVALGDLPRDPGGGELVVAAQQHPDVLYQAILRRFATMINLSAVLSPSALRADAPGWSELYRLWKSVAGPWSDLFLGAAYLFLGKIELSDSVDPRLAEGVAPDLPVTGPGGWWHDGVLTTGGFALWEPGLHGSDGRPERSFLILARPDRDDALSDWTWSNGLPVLPPLGHHLRHAAAVRHQLRVWQEADDMRRVQQQLDTAGPSDLPAIQADIAYWRAALRDVRQSMKNTEAAMRLALGPDGRANAGPLVDDLSLVAWLRRGLKNDLATLEVAADRAHTLTGLRPTSHPTGESPPMPNLRDVFVIHGRDDQARRALWSFLQAIDLHPLDWEEVVQETGRPSPYMGEVLEKAFQTNQAAVVLMTPDDGAVLHESLRDKGDRSFESQLTGQVRPNVLLEAGMALGLQRDRTVVIEIGRLRPVSDLAGINTIHFDGTVVSLHKIAQRLRAAGCAVNTTGTDWLDVSRFKDLAAYDRTF comes from the coding sequence GTGAGTCCGGCGGCCGCTGACCAGGAGCTGGTAGTTCACCTCTTCGCTCGCGGGGACGGTCCGTATGCCGAGGCGGCCTATGGTCAGCTGAGGGAGGTCTGGCAGCGCTGCCGCGACGTACTGGGCATGACTGCCCTGCTTGAGCGCTCGGGGCTACCGGCGAACCTGCCGGTGGCACTCGGCGACCTCCCCCGGGACCCTGGCGGCGGGGAGCTCGTCGTGGCCGCGCAGCAGCACCCCGACGTCCTGTACCAGGCGATCCTGCGCCGATTCGCCACGATGATCAACCTGTCGGCTGTGCTCTCCCCCAGCGCCTTGAGGGCCGACGCGCCCGGCTGGAGTGAGCTGTACCGCCTGTGGAAATCGGTTGCCGGGCCCTGGTCGGACCTGTTTCTTGGGGCGGCGTACCTGTTCCTCGGCAAGATCGAGCTGTCTGACTCGGTCGACCCTCGACTGGCGGAGGGGGTGGCACCCGATCTCCCGGTCACCGGGCCGGGCGGCTGGTGGCACGACGGGGTGCTGACCACGGGTGGCTTCGCACTGTGGGAGCCCGGCCTACACGGCTCCGACGGCCGCCCGGAACGCTCGTTCCTGATCCTCGCCCGTCCGGACCGCGACGACGCGCTGAGCGACTGGACGTGGTCGAACGGCTTACCGGTCTTGCCGCCGCTCGGCCACCACCTCCGGCACGCTGCCGCGGTACGCCACCAGCTGCGAGTGTGGCAGGAGGCCGACGACATGCGCCGGGTCCAGCAACAGCTCGACACCGCCGGTCCCAGCGACCTGCCGGCGATCCAAGCCGATATCGCGTACTGGCGGGCAGCTCTGCGCGACGTGCGCCAAAGCATGAAGAACACGGAAGCCGCCATGCGTCTCGCCTTGGGCCCTGATGGCCGCGCCAACGCCGGTCCACTCGTCGACGACCTGTCGCTGGTCGCATGGCTCCGACGCGGCCTCAAGAACGACCTGGCCACCCTGGAAGTTGCCGCCGACCGGGCCCACACGCTTACCGGTCTCCGACCCACCTCGCACCCCACAGGAGAGTCTCCACCGATGCCCAACCTGCGCGACGTCTTCGTGATCCACGGCCGCGACGACCAGGCCCGCCGGGCCCTCTGGAGCTTCCTGCAAGCTATCGACCTGCACCCGCTCGACTGGGAGGAGGTGGTGCAGGAGACCGGCCGGCCCTCGCCGTACATGGGCGAGGTCCTGGAGAAGGCCTTTCAGACCAACCAGGCCGCCGTCGTTCTGATGACTCCAGATGACGGCGCGGTCCTGCACGAGAGCCTGCGTGACAAGGGCGATCGATCTTTCGAGAGCCAGCTCACGGGCCAGGTCCGCCCTAACGTCCTCCTGGAGGCCGGCATGGCCCTGGGCCTGCAACGCGATCGCACGGTCGTCATCGAAATTGGCAGGCTGCGCCCGGTCTCCGATCTGGCAGGCATCAACACCATCCACTTCGACGGAACGGTCGTCAGCCTCCACAAGATTGCTCAGCGCCTCCGCGCCGCTGGGTGCGCCGTCAACACGACGGGGACCGACTGGCTGGACGTGAGCCGCTTCAAGGACCTAGCAGCGTACGACCGGACGTTTTGA